From one bacterium Scap17 genomic stretch:
- a CDS encoding [protein-PII] uridylyltransferase, translating into MLLHHYHFVEREALYDAVTLDGELATTKTPIPLFKRALAQVQERLEARFKAGADIRDLIHGRARAIDRLLAIAWQRQAWPDDGIALLAVGGYGRGELHPHSDIDLLLLLEQDDDTPYREALSDFITFLWDIGLEIGQSVRSLSDCEREARADVTVITNLLESRVIAGPQRLREAMRERLATDRLWPAEAFFEAKWQEQIARHHKFANTEYHLEPNIKSSPGGLRDIQMIGWVAKRHFGVERYDNLVALGFMNDAELRILSQGQAFLWQVRFALHMLAGRAEDRLLFDHQRTIAELFGFRDTPEHLAVEQFMKRYYRHVTALAGLNDMLLQHFDEAILRHDEPVNIVPLNPRFEIRSGYISLREEGVFRRRPAALLELFLLMAQHPEIEGVRADTIRALRDHRHQIDDAFRDDVRHQSLFMELMRCGGNVPRVLKRMARYGILGKYLPAFGRAVGLMQHDLFHVYTVDAHTLRLLKVAQEFRAPDAEEEFPVAATLIRELPKLELLWIAGLYHDIGKGRGGDHSEIGAVEVEDFARRHDLSPRDTRTLSWLVRHHLLMSMTAQKQDIADPEIITRFAEIVGDETHLDYLYVLTVADINATNPSLWNGWRAALLRQLHMETRRALRRGLEHPPERHEWITETREEALSLLAGMGTARTDAEALWASLGDDYFVRYAPSEVAWHTQGILARQAAPQLDEHGEPLPLVLTSAPTEEMTEGGTKVFIHTRSVDNLFAATAAALEQLGLSIHDARIATSSHNWTLNTFILLDDEGEPIRDAARLADIRTHLVEELDDPDDYSVIVNRHTPRQLKHFRIAPRITLSQDYTNGRSVLEVIASDRPGLLARIGRVFMEHEIAIDAAKIATLGERVEDIFFITDRAGEPITDPERQTRLRDALTEVLEVGERG; encoded by the coding sequence ATGCTCCTGCACCACTATCACTTCGTCGAGCGTGAAGCGCTCTACGATGCCGTCACCCTGGACGGCGAGCTGGCCACGACGAAGACCCCCATCCCGCTGTTCAAGCGGGCTCTGGCACAGGTACAGGAGCGTCTCGAGGCTCGTTTCAAGGCGGGCGCCGACATCCGCGACCTCATCCATGGTCGTGCCCGCGCCATCGATCGCCTGCTGGCCATCGCCTGGCAACGTCAGGCCTGGCCGGATGACGGCATCGCCCTGCTCGCCGTGGGCGGCTACGGCCGTGGCGAGCTGCACCCGCATTCCGACATCGACCTGCTGCTGTTGCTGGAGCAGGACGACGACACGCCCTATCGTGAGGCGCTATCCGACTTCATCACCTTCCTGTGGGACATCGGTCTCGAGATCGGCCAGTCCGTGCGCTCGCTGAGTGACTGCGAACGTGAGGCACGCGCCGATGTCACCGTGATCACCAACCTGCTGGAATCCCGCGTTATCGCCGGCCCGCAGCGACTGCGCGAGGCCATGCGCGAACGCCTGGCTACCGACCGCCTGTGGCCGGCCGAAGCCTTCTTCGAGGCCAAGTGGCAGGAGCAGATCGCGCGTCACCACAAGTTCGCCAACACCGAATACCACCTCGAACCCAACATCAAGTCGTCGCCGGGCGGCCTGCGTGACATCCAGATGATCGGCTGGGTCGCCAAGCGCCACTTCGGGGTCGAGCGCTACGACAACCTGGTCGCACTGGGCTTCATGAATGATGCCGAACTGCGCATTCTCAGCCAGGGCCAGGCCTTCCTGTGGCAGGTGCGCTTCGCGCTGCACATGCTGGCCGGGCGCGCCGAGGACCGGCTGCTGTTCGACCACCAGCGCACCATCGCCGAGCTATTCGGCTTCCGCGATACGCCCGAGCATCTGGCGGTCGAGCAGTTCATGAAGCGCTACTACCGCCATGTCACCGCCCTGGCGGGCCTCAATGACATGCTGCTGCAGCACTTCGACGAGGCCATCCTGCGCCATGACGAACCGGTCAACATCGTGCCGCTCAATCCGCGCTTCGAGATCCGCAGCGGCTACATCAGCCTGCGCGAGGAAGGCGTGTTCCGCCGCCGCCCCGCCGCGCTGCTGGAGCTGTTCCTGCTGATGGCCCAGCACCCCGAGATCGAGGGCGTGCGCGCCGACACCATCCGCGCGCTGCGTGATCATCGCCACCAGATCGACGACGCCTTCCGCGATGACGTGCGCCACCAGAGTCTGTTCATGGAGCTGATGCGCTGTGGCGGCAACGTGCCCCGCGTACTCAAGCGCATGGCGCGCTACGGCATCCTCGGCAAGTACCTGCCGGCCTTCGGGCGTGCCGTGGGACTGATGCAGCACGACCTCTTCCACGTCTACACCGTCGATGCGCACACCCTGCGCCTGCTCAAGGTCGCCCAGGAATTCCGCGCCCCCGATGCCGAGGAGGAATTCCCGGTCGCCGCGACCCTGATCCGCGAACTGCCCAAGCTGGAGCTGCTGTGGATCGCCGGGCTCTATCACGACATCGGCAAGGGCCGTGGCGGCGACCACTCCGAGATCGGCGCCGTCGAGGTCGAGGACTTCGCGCGCCGTCATGACCTCAGCCCGCGCGACACCCGTACGCTGAGCTGGCTGGTGCGCCACCACCTGCTGATGTCGATGACCGCCCAGAAGCAGGACATCGCCGACCCCGAGATCATCACCCGCTTCGCCGAGATCGTCGGCGACGAGACGCACCTCGATTATCTCTACGTGCTGACGGTGGCCGACATCAACGCCACCAACCCGTCGCTGTGGAACGGCTGGCGTGCGGCATTGCTGCGCCAGCTGCACATGGAGACGCGCCGGGCGCTGCGCCGTGGCCTCGAGCACCCACCGGAGCGCCACGAGTGGATCACCGAGACCCGTGAGGAGGCACTGTCCCTGCTGGCCGGCATGGGCACCGCCCGCACTGACGCCGAGGCGCTGTGGGCCAGCCTCGGCGACGACTACTTCGTACGCTACGCGCCCAGCGAGGTGGCCTGGCACACCCAGGGCATCCTGGCGCGCCAGGCGGCACCGCAGCTCGACGAGCATGGCGAGCCGCTGCCGCTGGTACTGACCAGCGCGCCCACCGAGGAGATGACCGAAGGCGGCACCAAGGTCTTCATCCATACCCGCTCGGTGGACAACCTGTTCGCGGCCACCGCCGCGGCGCTGGAACAGCTGGGGCTCTCGATCCACGATGCGCGCATCGCCACCTCCAGCCACAACTGGACGCTCAACACCTTCATCCTGCTCGACGATGAAGGTGAGCCGATCCGCGATGCCGCACGCCTGGCCGATATCCGCACCCATCTGGTCGAAGAGCTGGATGACCCGGATGACTACTCGGTGATCGTCAATCGTCACACGCCGCGCCAGCTCAAGCATTTCCGCATCGCGCCGCGCATCACGCTGAGCCAGGACTACACCAACGGCCGCAGCGTACTGGAAGTGATCGCCTCGGACCGCCCGGGCCTGCTGGCGCGCATCGGCCGCGTGTTCATGGAGCATGAGATCGCCATCGACGCCGCCAAGATCGCCACCCTCGGCGAGCGCGTCGAGGATATCTTCTTCATCACCGACCGCGCCGGCGAGCCCATCACCGACCCCGAGCGCCAGACACGCCTGCGTGACGCCCTCACCGAAGTCCTCGAGGTCGGCGAGCGCGGCTGA
- a CDS encoding ribosome recycling factor, which yields MINDIKKDAESRMKKTIESLGAAFGKIRTGRAHPSILDAVTVDYYGSPVPLNQVANISAEDARTLTVVPWEKPMVPKVEKAIMTSDLGLNPSTAGDVIRVPMPMLTEETRRGYTKQARAEAENARVALRNVRRDANGDIKSLLKDKDISEDDARRGEDEIQKLTDKYVAEVDSALEHKETDLMQV from the coding sequence GTGATCAACGACATCAAGAAAGACGCCGAATCACGCATGAAGAAGACCATCGAGTCCCTCGGTGCCGCCTTCGGAAAGATCCGTACGGGTCGTGCGCATCCCAGTATCTTGGATGCCGTGACGGTCGATTACTACGGCAGCCCGGTGCCGCTGAATCAGGTGGCCAACATCAGCGCCGAAGATGCGCGTACCCTGACTGTCGTGCCGTGGGAAAAGCCCATGGTGCCGAAGGTCGAGAAGGCCATCATGACTTCTGACCTGGGTCTCAACCCGTCCACCGCCGGTGACGTGATTCGCGTGCCGATGCCGATGCTGACGGAAGAGACGCGTCGCGGTTATACCAAGCAGGCGCGTGCAGAAGCGGAAAACGCCCGCGTGGCGCTCCGCAATGTGCGTCGTGACGCCAATGGCGACATCAAGAGCCTGCTCAAGGACAAGGACATCTCCGAAGACGATGCACGTCGCGGAGAAGACGAGATCCAGAAGCTGACCGACAAGTATGTGGCGGAAGTCGACAGTGCTCTGGAGCACAAGGAAACTGACCTGATGCAGGTCTGA
- a CDS encoding phosphatidate cytidylyltransferase, whose product MLRQRIITALILAPLALWGLFGLDGAAFATFTGAVVALAAWEWSNLSGVRAGMARLLFPLVLSALMLLVWQLDGALARWPLYLAALAWLVNLRWVMRYPAASQEWQATGVRLGVGVLALLPTWFGFVQLKASGGEWLLYVLLMVWAADIGAYFSGKRFGKRKLAPRVSPGKSWEGVYGGLVATGLLATGYALAGLADWLPLLLVTLGVTAVSVLGDLLESMFKRQRQMKDSSHLLPGHGGVMDRIDSLTAAVPLFALLLPWVLGGGA is encoded by the coding sequence GTGCTCAGACAACGAATCATCACCGCGCTCATTCTCGCGCCGCTGGCGCTGTGGGGGCTGTTCGGCCTCGACGGCGCTGCCTTTGCCACCTTCACCGGCGCTGTCGTCGCGCTGGCCGCCTGGGAGTGGTCCAACCTGTCTGGCGTGCGTGCCGGCATGGCGCGCCTGCTGTTCCCGCTGGTGCTCAGCGCGCTGATGCTGCTGGTCTGGCAGCTCGATGGCGCTCTTGCGCGTTGGCCGCTGTATCTGGCGGCACTGGCATGGCTGGTCAATCTGCGCTGGGTAATGCGCTATCCGGCCGCCAGTCAGGAATGGCAGGCGACTGGCGTGCGGTTGGGGGTCGGCGTGCTGGCGCTGCTGCCGACCTGGTTCGGCTTCGTTCAGCTCAAGGCCAGTGGCGGCGAGTGGCTGCTGTATGTGCTGCTGATGGTGTGGGCGGCGGATATCGGTGCCTACTTCTCCGGCAAGCGTTTCGGCAAGCGCAAGCTGGCGCCGCGCGTCAGCCCGGGCAAGTCCTGGGAGGGCGTCTACGGTGGCCTGGTGGCCACCGGCCTGCTGGCGACCGGCTATGCGTTGGCGGGTCTGGCCGACTGGCTGCCGCTGCTGCTGGTCACGCTGGGCGTGACGGCCGTCTCGGTGCTGGGTGACCTGCTCGAGAGCATGTTCAAGCGCCAGCGTCAGATGAAGGACTCAAGCCATCTGCTGCCCGGTCATGGTGGCGTGATGGATCGCATCGATAGCCTGACCGCGGCGGTGCCGCTGTTTGCCCTGCTGTTGCCGTGGGTGCTGGGAGGTGGTGCGTGA
- a CDS encoding elongation factor Ts translates to MAAISASMVKELRERTALGMMECKKALTEAGGDIELAIENLRKNSGLKAAKKAGRVAAEGAIVIKVADDASYGVMVEVNSETDFVARDDNFKAFTQLIADRVFATKNTDIASLMEGELEDARGQLVQKIGENISVRRAELVEAPADGVVGGYVHGGRIAALTLLNGGTGEAAKDVSMHVAAVNPVCARPADMPQEQMDAEKAIILAQPDMAGKPAEIAEKMSQGRLKKYLAENSLTEQPFVKDPNQTVAEFVKAAGGEVVSFVRMEVGEGIEKEEVDFAAEVREQASRA, encoded by the coding sequence ATGGCAGCTATCAGCGCATCTATGGTCAAGGAACTGCGTGAGCGTACTGCGCTCGGCATGATGGAATGCAAGAAGGCTCTTACCGAAGCCGGTGGCGACATCGAGCTTGCGATCGAGAACCTGCGCAAGAACTCCGGCCTGAAGGCCGCCAAGAAAGCTGGCCGCGTGGCCGCTGAAGGCGCCATCGTCATCAAGGTCGCCGACGACGCCAGCTACGGCGTGATGGTCGAAGTCAACTCCGAGACCGACTTCGTCGCTCGTGATGACAATTTCAAGGCCTTCACTCAGCTGATCGCCGATCGTGTGTTCGCTACCAAGAACACCGACATCGCCTCCCTGATGGAAGGTGAGCTGGAAGACGCCCGTGGTCAGCTGGTCCAGAAGATCGGTGAGAACATCTCCGTTCGTCGTGCCGAGCTGGTCGAAGCGCCGGCTGACGGCGTCGTCGGTGGCTACGTCCACGGCGGCCGCATCGCTGCGCTGACTCTGCTGAATGGCGGTACTGGCGAAGCAGCCAAGGACGTTTCCATGCACGTCGCAGCCGTCAACCCGGTCTGTGCACGTCCGGCAGACATGCCGCAGGAACAGATGGACGCCGAGAAGGCCATCATCCTTGCTCAGCCGGACATGGCAGGCAAGCCGGCGGAAATCGCCGAGAAGATGTCCCAGGGGCGTCTGAAGAAGTATCTGGCCGAGAACAGCCTGACCGAACAGCCGTTCGTCAAGGACCCGAACCAGACCGTCGCCGAGTTCGTCAAGGCTGCCGGCGGTGAGGTGGTGTCCTTCGTGCGCATGGAAGTCGGTGAAGGTATCGAGAAGGAAGAAGTGGACTTCGCAGCTGAAGTCCGTGAGCAGGCCAGCCGCGCGTAA
- the rseP gene encoding sigma E protease regulator RseP, translated as MGVIQNILAVIVVLGVLITIHEYGHFWVARRCGIKVLRFSIGFGKPFWSWTDRHGTEYGVAAIPLGGYVKMLDEREGPVDPAERHLAFNTKSVWKRIAVVSAGPLANFLLAIVAYWALFVAGTTTVVPMVGAVAPDSPAGRAGLAPKTEIVAINGEATPSWDEVNLRLIGAIGDDSLTLTTRAEGASTTREQSLDVTRFLVDQDPPRPLVTLGITAWRPQLPAVLGRVLDGGAAQAAGLQAGDRIVSINGTLVVDWIDFVERVRGAPGETLSVLVARDGKEEALSLTPASNSLDDGRVVGQVGASVQNVSWPEQYQRELSFGPLAAVGQAVGKTGEMTVLTLDSIRKMLVGLIAPSNLSGPITIARIAGDTARSGLEAFLGFMAYLSISLGVLNLLPIPVLDGGHLLFYLVEAVRGKPLSQEVQNAGLKIGMALVGSLMLMAIYFDLMRLW; from the coding sequence ATGGGTGTGATCCAGAATATTCTTGCCGTGATCGTCGTGTTGGGGGTGTTGATCACCATCCATGAGTACGGTCATTTCTGGGTCGCGCGTCGTTGCGGCATCAAGGTGCTGCGCTTCTCCATCGGCTTCGGCAAACCTTTCTGGTCGTGGACCGATCGCCACGGCACCGAGTACGGGGTCGCCGCCATTCCGCTGGGTGGCTACGTCAAGATGCTGGATGAGCGCGAAGGGCCGGTCGATCCGGCCGAGCGTCATCTGGCCTTCAACACCAAGTCGGTGTGGAAGCGTATCGCCGTGGTCTCGGCGGGCCCGCTGGCCAACTTCCTGCTTGCCATCGTCGCCTACTGGGCGCTGTTCGTCGCCGGTACCACCACGGTGGTGCCGATGGTCGGTGCCGTGGCGCCGGACTCGCCGGCTGGTCGCGCCGGCCTTGCGCCGAAGACCGAGATCGTCGCCATCAATGGTGAAGCCACTCCCTCATGGGATGAGGTCAACCTGCGCTTGATCGGTGCGATCGGCGATGACAGCCTGACGCTTACCACGCGTGCCGAGGGCGCCAGCACCACGCGTGAGCAGTCCCTCGATGTGACACGCTTTCTGGTCGATCAGGATCCGCCGCGTCCGCTGGTGACGCTGGGCATCACGGCCTGGCGCCCTCAGCTGCCAGCGGTGCTGGGGCGTGTGCTGGACGGTGGTGCCGCCCAGGCGGCAGGTCTGCAGGCCGGTGACCGCATCGTCAGCATCAATGGCACCCTGGTGGTCGACTGGATCGATTTCGTCGAGCGCGTGCGTGGTGCGCCGGGCGAGACGCTGTCGGTACTGGTGGCGCGAGATGGCAAGGAAGAGGCGCTGTCACTGACACCTGCCAGCAATTCGCTTGATGACGGGCGTGTCGTGGGACAGGTCGGCGCCAGCGTCCAGAATGTCAGCTGGCCCGAGCAGTATCAGCGCGAGCTCAGCTTCGGGCCACTGGCGGCCGTCGGGCAGGCCGTCGGCAAGACCGGCGAAATGACGGTGCTGACGCTGGATTCGATCCGCAAGATGCTGGTTGGCCTGATCGCGCCGTCCAATCTGTCAGGCCCGATCACCATCGCGCGTATCGCCGGCGACACGGCGCGCTCCGGCCTCGAGGCCTTCCTCGGCTTCATGGCCTATCTCTCCATCAGTCTGGGTGTCCTGAACCTGCTGCCGATTCCGGTGCTGGATGGCGGGCACCTGCTGTTCTATCTGGTGGAAGCCGTGCGCGGCAAACCACTTTCGCAAGAGGTCCAGAATGCGGGGTTGAAAATCGGCATGGCGCTGGTCGGTTCCCTCATGCTGATGGCCATCTACTTCGATCTCATGCGTCTTTGGTGA
- the uppS gene encoding di-trans,poly-cis-decaprenylcistransferase, producing the protein MTSPNSPSTPRHVAIIMDGNNRWAKSRGWAGIRGHRAGAETVRSTIRRAAEQGVEVLTLFAFSSENWKRPANEVSALMELFLLALKREVKKLHRHDIRLSIIGERSRFSDSIQKHIQSAEDMTRGNRGMHVVICANYGGRWDIAEAARRLAEQVERGELKAADIDESRLGAEVCLSDLPEVDLCIRTSGEQRISNFLIWQLAYAEFYFSPVLWPDFDAAAFDEALSAYALRQRRYGMTSEQLDAEGL; encoded by the coding sequence ATGACGTCACCGAATTCCCCCTCCACGCCACGCCACGTGGCGATCATCATGGACGGCAACAACCGCTGGGCGAAGTCCCGCGGCTGGGCTGGCATACGCGGCCATCGCGCCGGTGCCGAAACCGTCCGCAGTACCATCCGTCGCGCTGCCGAGCAGGGCGTGGAAGTGCTGACCCTGTTTGCCTTCTCCAGTGAGAACTGGAAGCGCCCGGCCAATGAAGTCAGTGCGCTGATGGAGCTGTTTCTGCTGGCGCTCAAGCGCGAGGTCAAGAAGCTTCATCGCCACGATATCCGGCTCTCGATCATCGGCGAGCGCAGCCGTTTTTCCGATTCGATTCAAAAGCATATCCAGAGCGCCGAAGACATGACGCGCGGCAATCGCGGCATGCATGTGGTGATCTGCGCCAACTATGGCGGCCGTTGGGATATCGCCGAGGCCGCTCGCCGTCTGGCGGAGCAGGTCGAGCGCGGCGAGCTCAAGGCTGCGGACATCGACGAGTCACGTCTCGGGGCGGAAGTGTGCCTGAGCGATCTGCCGGAGGTGGATCTGTGTATCCGCACCAGCGGTGAGCAGCGTATCTCCAACTTCCTGATCTGGCAGCTGGCCTATGCCGAGTTCTATTTCTCGCCCGTGCTGTGGCCTGATTTCGATGCGGCAGCCTTCGATGAAGCGCTCAGCGCCTACGCCCTGCGTCAGCGTCGTTATGGCATGACCAGCGAACAACTCGACGCCGAGGGGCTCTAG
- a CDS encoding 1-deoxy-D-xylulose-5-phosphate reductoisomerase: MQRITILGATGSIGSSTLDVIARHPERYRVHALSAATRHEALLELCLTHRPQVAVIASRKAAAWLSEALKGVESYQGTPIEIRHGEQALVDISEAPEVDSVMAAIVGAAGLLPTLAAVRAGKRVLLANKEALVCAGQLFMDAVKQHGATLLPIDSEHNAIFQCLPARHRDGLAPIGVEKLLLTASGGPFRDDAEWPVERLATVTPDEACAHPNWSMGRKISVDSATLMNKGLELIEACWLFACGPDDIQVVVHPQSVIHSMAAYSDGSVLAQMGNPDMRTPIAYALAWPERIDAGVEPLDLFQVARLDFRAADETRFPCLRLAREAIAAGGTWPAVMNAANEVAVAAFLEGRLAFDRIPAVVQAVMQARPPLAVDGLEVILAEDAAARELAAAELALAGP, encoded by the coding sequence TTGCAGCGCATCACCATTCTCGGTGCGACCGGCTCCATCGGGTCCAGCACCCTGGATGTGATCGCGCGCCATCCCGAGCGCTATCGGGTGCATGCGCTCAGCGCTGCCACGCGTCACGAGGCGCTGCTGGAGCTGTGTCTGACGCATCGCCCGCAGGTGGCGGTGATCGCCTCGCGCAAGGCGGCTGCGTGGCTCAGCGAGGCCCTCAAGGGCGTCGAGAGCTATCAGGGCACGCCCATCGAGATACGCCATGGTGAGCAGGCCCTGGTCGACATCAGTGAGGCGCCTGAAGTCGATAGCGTGATGGCTGCCATCGTCGGTGCGGCTGGCCTGTTGCCGACACTGGCGGCGGTGCGGGCCGGCAAGCGCGTGCTGCTGGCCAACAAGGAAGCGCTGGTGTGTGCCGGGCAGCTGTTCATGGATGCGGTGAAACAGCACGGGGCGACCCTGCTGCCGATCGATTCCGAGCACAACGCCATCTTCCAGTGCCTGCCGGCCCGGCATCGTGATGGCCTGGCGCCGATCGGTGTCGAGAAGCTGTTGCTGACCGCCTCCGGTGGCCCGTTCCGCGATGACGCCGAGTGGCCCGTCGAGCGACTGGCGACGGTGACACCGGACGAGGCCTGCGCGCATCCCAACTGGTCGATGGGGCGCAAGATTTCCGTCGACAGCGCCACCCTGATGAACAAGGGGCTGGAGCTGATCGAGGCCTGCTGGCTGTTCGCCTGCGGGCCGGACGACATTCAGGTGGTCGTGCATCCCCAGAGCGTGATTCACTCGATGGCGGCCTACAGTGATGGCTCGGTACTGGCCCAGATGGGCAATCCGGACATGCGCACGCCGATCGCCTATGCGCTGGCGTGGCCGGAGCGTATCGATGCCGGCGTCGAGCCGCTGGATCTGTTTCAGGTCGCGCGCCTCGATTTCCGTGCCGCCGACGAGACACGCTTCCCGTGTCTGCGCCTGGCCCGTGAGGCCATCGCGGCGGGCGGCACCTGGCCTGCGGTGATGAATGCTGCCAACGAGGTGGCCGTGGCCGCCTTCCTCGAGGGTCGCCTGGCCTTCGATCGAATTCCGGCAGTGGTGCAGGCCGTGATGCAGGCGCGTCCGCCACTGGCGGTGGATGGCCTTGAGGTGATTCTCGCCGAAGACGCGGCGGCGCGTGAGCTGGCCGCTGCCGAGTTGGCCCTTGCCGGGCCCTGA
- the pyrH gene encoding UMP kinase: MSVSGEIRMATISAERNAKYKRILLKLSGEALMGDGDFGIDPKVLDRMALEIGQLVGIGVQVGIVIGGGNLFRGAALQEAGMERVTGDHMGMLATVMNGLALRDALERSNIRSRVMSAIPMSGVVEHYDRRTAIRYLTSGDVVIFSAGTGNPFFTTDSAACLRGIEIDADAVIKATKVDGVYDKDPVKFPDAVKYDSLSYDDALEQKLGVMDLTAICLVRDHDMPVRVFNMNKAGALLNLVVGGKEGTLIDRG, translated from the coding sequence ATGTCAGTATCAGGAGAGATTCGCATGGCCACCATTTCCGCTGAACGCAATGCCAAGTACAAGCGCATACTGCTCAAGCTTTCCGGTGAGGCCCTGATGGGCGATGGCGATTTCGGCATCGACCCCAAGGTGCTGGATCGCATGGCGCTGGAAATCGGTCAGCTGGTGGGCATCGGTGTCCAGGTCGGTATCGTGATCGGTGGCGGCAACCTGTTCCGTGGCGCAGCCCTGCAGGAAGCCGGCATGGAGCGCGTGACCGGTGATCACATGGGCATGCTGGCAACCGTCATGAACGGTCTGGCACTGCGTGATGCACTGGAGCGCTCCAATATCCGTTCTCGCGTGATGTCTGCCATCCCGATGAGTGGCGTGGTAGAACATTACGACCGCCGTACCGCCATTCGCTATCTGACGTCTGGCGATGTGGTCATCTTCTCCGCCGGTACCGGCAACCCGTTCTTCACTACCGATTCCGCTGCCTGTCTGCGCGGTATCGAGATCGACGCGGATGCCGTCATCAAGGCGACCAAGGTAGATGGTGTCTACGACAAGGACCCGGTCAAGTTCCCGGATGCCGTGAAGTACGACAGCCTCAGCTATGACGACGCCCTGGAGCAGAAGCTTGGCGTGATGGATTTGACCGCCATCTGCCTGGTGCGTGACCATGACATGCCGGTGCGGGTGTTCAACATGAACAAGGCAGGCGCGCTGCTCAACCTGGTGGTGGGTGGCAAGGAAGGCACGCTGATTGATAGAGGGTAA
- the rpsB gene encoding 30S ribosomal protein S2 has product MAQVNMRDLLKAGAHFGHQTKYWNPKMSKFIFGARNKIHIINLEHTLPALNEAVSVVEKMAANGNKIMFVGTKRAAGKIIKEEARKAGQPYVNHRWLGGMLTNFKTIRQSIKRLREIEQMHEDGTFAKLTKKEVLMATREQEKLERSIGGIKDMGGLPDAMFVIDVDHERIAINEANKLGIPVIGVVDTNSNPDGVDYVIPGNDDSIRAIQIYVQAIAGACGKNKEEELAGEFVETASEEDAAE; this is encoded by the coding sequence ATGGCGCAAGTCAACATGCGCGATCTGCTCAAGGCAGGCGCACACTTCGGTCACCAGACCAAGTACTGGAACCCGAAGATGTCCAAGTTCATCTTCGGCGCTCGCAACAAGATCCACATCATCAACCTCGAGCACACCCTGCCGGCGCTGAACGAAGCCGTGTCAGTGGTCGAGAAGATGGCTGCCAATGGCAACAAGATCATGTTCGTGGGCACCAAGCGCGCTGCCGGCAAGATCATCAAGGAAGAAGCTCGCAAGGCTGGCCAGCCGTACGTCAACCATCGCTGGTTGGGCGGCATGCTGACCAACTTCAAGACCATCCGTCAGTCCATCAAGCGCCTGCGCGAAATCGAGCAGATGCATGAAGACGGTACCTTCGCGAAGCTGACCAAGAAAGAAGTCCTGATGGCCACTCGTGAGCAGGAAAAGCTCGAGCGTTCCATCGGCGGTATCAAGGACATGGGCGGCCTGCCGGACGCAATGTTCGTGATCGACGTTGACCACGAGCGCATCGCGATCAACGAAGCCAACAAGCTGGGCATCCCGGTCATCGGCGTCGTCGATACCAACTCCAACCCGGACGGCGTGGACTACGTCATCCCGGGTAACGATGACTCCATCCGTGCCATCCAGATCTATGTCCAGGCAATTGCAGGCGCCTGTGGCAAGAACAAGGAAGAAGAGCTGGCCGGTGAGTTCGTCGAAACTGCTTCTGAAGAAGACGCAGCAGAGTGA
- the map gene encoding type I methionyl aminopeptidase codes for MNIPIKTAEEIDKMRVAGRLAAEVLELLDEHVRPGITTGELNRIAHHHITEVQGCIPAPLNYHGFPKSICTSINHVVCHGIPDDNKKLKKGDILNIDITVIKDGYHGDTSKMYFVGEPSIQAERLCRITQECLYKGIELVRPGVRLSEIGRAIQKHAEAAGYSVVRDFCGHGIGAGFHEDPQVLHYDGYEARADAELLEGMCLTIEPMVNVGGYKVKVLKDDWTAVTKDKSLSAQWEHTLLVTATGVEVLTRRTEEDLSFLEG; via the coding sequence ATGAACATTCCCATCAAGACAGCTGAAGAAATCGACAAGATGCGCGTCGCCGGCCGTCTGGCGGCTGAAGTGCTGGAGCTGCTCGACGAGCACGTCCGTCCCGGCATCACCACGGGCGAGCTCAACCGCATCGCGCACCACCACATCACCGAAGTTCAGGGCTGCATTCCGGCACCGCTCAACTACCACGGCTTCCCGAAATCGATCTGCACCTCGATCAATCACGTGGTCTGTCACGGCATTCCCGATGACAACAAGAAGCTCAAGAAGGGTGACATCCTCAACATCGACATCACCGTGATCAAGGATGGCTATCACGGCGACACCTCGAAGATGTACTTCGTCGGCGAACCGAGCATCCAGGCCGAGCGTCTGTGCCGCATCACCCAGGAATGCCTCTATAAAGGCATCGAGCTGGTACGTCCGGGCGTACGCCTGTCAGAAATCGGTCGCGCGATCCAGAAGCATGCCGAAGCGGCAGGCTACAGTGTCGTGCGTGACTTCTGCGGCCACGGCATCGGCGCCGGCTTCCATGAAGACCCGCAGGTGCTGCACTATGACGGCTACGAAGCCCGTGCTGACGCCGAGCTTCTGGAAGGCATGTGCCTGACCATCGAGCCGATGGTCAATGTCGGCGGCTACAAGGTGAAGGTCCTCAAGGACGACTGGACGGCTGTCACCAAGGACAAGAGCCTCTCGGCCCAGTGGGAGCACACCCTGCTGGTCACCGCCACCGGCGTTGAGGTGCTGACACGTCGCACGGAAGAGGACCTCTCCTTCCTCGAGGGTTGA